From the genome of Fulvia fulva chromosome 12, complete sequence:
GAAGCGGAACCATTGCACGACGCGCCTCTCTCAGATACCTAGACATCACCATCCATATGCACTCGACCTACGGCCCTAACAACGACCGAGCACACTTCGACACCATCTCTATCAGAGGCTCTCCACCTCCTACGCTTCCTAAGAAACAGCACTAGTTGCGCCGTCTCCTTCACGTCTTACATGGGCCGCTACAATTTCGCAGCACAGAATGTGCACAAGCATGCAACACAACTCCTCCAGACCAAGCGCGTGTCAGCACCTCCACCATGGTACCAAGCAATCGCCACAACACCGCCCAGCACACGACTCACACGGCAGCCTCTACAAAGAAGGCAGGAGCCCGGAGCAAAGCCACCTAAGAAGAGGTCGAGACTATTCCAGCCGTTGAACCTGCAATACCAAGAAGACGCCCTACGATGGGAATACTTCAACGATCACCCTTGGGAGCTGGCGAGACCAAGAGTCGTGCTCGAGAACGATGGCCGAGATCTGGAGAAGTGGGATTGGAGTTTGCCATTGGACTACAGTCAACTGAGACCGAGAGCTGGGGCGGAGGATATGTTCGGGAATGAATTGGTCAAGATCTGGGACGAGAACATGGCGACGCAGAGTGCGAGGCCTATCAATGGTGAAGCGTAGGTTGAGATCTTTGCAGCCATACAGTTCACAACTAACAACATGGCAGGGTGATACAACGCCAACAATACCTCCTCCGGCAAGGCCTTCGCCCCGCACAAGCATACGATCAAGCACGAAAAGAGCTGTACCGCCACCGGCACGCAAAGGAGGTGGAAGTTAGAGTCGCGCGGGAAGAGGCATTATCCACCGGCGCATACTTTGGCCCTGGGCCATTGGAGATCGGAATGGAGCTTGAAGATAAGGCATACGAGCACTGGAAGAGGTGGGCAACGCAGGAGATTCAAACCTCCAAGCAGCTGGCCGGTT
Proteins encoded in this window:
- a CDS encoding 37S ribosomal protein S25, mitochondrial yields the protein MGRYNFAAQNVHKHATQLLQTKRVSAPPPWYQAIATTPPSTRLTRQPLQRRQEPGAKPPKKRSRLFQPLNLQYQEDALRWEYFNDHPWELARPRVVLENDGRDLEKWDWSLPLDYSQLRPRAGAEDMFGNELVKIWDENMATQSARPINGEAVIQRQQYLLRQGLRPAQAYDQARKELYRHRHAKEVEVRVAREEALSTGAYFGPGPLEIGMELEDKAYEHWKRWATQEIQTSKQLAGSAYTGVHENASLELESPEEEALQVSEVANEVPGSKSGQTAKGGAAVHH